In one Actinomyces trachealis genomic region, the following are encoded:
- the rimP gene encoding ribosome maturation factor RimP yields MAENLAQTLTELLAPIVAEAGLFLEEVGTTRAGKYSTVRVIVDLPDGPGDIDLEAIGGVTAAVSEALDAADPVKGQYTLEVSSPGAERKLTTPRHFRRAQGRTVQLKLSDGEQLIGVLTNAQEDRLGLEIDGAERAVPTEQIKAANVVVVL; encoded by the coding sequence ATGGCGGAAAACCTGGCCCAGACTCTCACCGAGCTGCTTGCCCCCATAGTCGCCGAGGCAGGGCTCTTCCTGGAGGAGGTTGGCACCACCCGCGCTGGCAAGTACTCCACGGTGCGCGTGATCGTGGACCTGCCTGATGGTCCCGGCGATATTGACCTGGAGGCCATTGGCGGGGTCACTGCAGCAGTCTCTGAGGCCCTCGATGCCGCAGATCCCGTCAAAGGCCAGTACACCCTGGAGGTCTCTAGCCCTGGCGCCGAACGCAAGCTCACCACCCCCCGCCACTTCCGCCGCGCGCAAGGCCGCACCGTCCAACTGAAGCTGAGTGACGGCGAGCAGCTCATCGGTGTGCTCACCAATGCGCAGGAGGACCGCCTGGGCTTAGAGATCGACGGCGCCGAGCGCGCCGTGCCCACTGAGCAGATCAAAGCAGCCAACGTCGTCGTCGTGCTCTGA
- a CDS encoding GNAT family N-acetyltransferase produces MSFLERRLSAVSPEHASGILKLCGQDPIMGLPLAQQVMRWRQWGRGDVVVLGRQAAPRAAAWATSSFMPFGLANRPELGHAALSKAELHSLAEHARPRLTRRGSVMGPEADVQAVWPQLQDAGMRALAERWNQPMLLAPDPSDLRSVFDQLLRERPKLTPVAAALRPAAPGEEDIVLPASVEMFIHEVGYDPMTSGGAYARHVGELVRMGRTYVVLDDGAGNPVPPGVPGAQVAFKADLGCLWQRPSDWWRGGVSQITGVWTRPDLRGRGVAAVALARMVQRVREEHLDGWGQVSLYANDFNTAALGLYERLSFRRYGTFATLLL; encoded by the coding sequence ATGAGCTTCCTGGAACGCCGCCTAAGCGCCGTCAGCCCCGAGCACGCCTCCGGGATCCTGAAACTGTGCGGGCAGGACCCGATCATGGGCCTGCCCCTGGCACAGCAGGTTATGCGCTGGCGCCAGTGGGGGCGCGGCGATGTGGTGGTCCTGGGGCGCCAGGCGGCGCCACGCGCGGCAGCCTGGGCCACCAGTTCATTCATGCCCTTCGGTTTGGCCAACCGTCCCGAGCTGGGGCACGCCGCCTTGAGCAAGGCGGAACTTCACTCACTGGCTGAGCATGCGCGCCCACGCCTGACCCGCCGCGGCTCCGTCATGGGCCCAGAGGCTGACGTGCAGGCCGTGTGGCCCCAGCTCCAGGACGCGGGCATGCGGGCTTTGGCGGAACGGTGGAACCAGCCCATGCTGCTGGCACCGGACCCCTCCGACCTGCGCAGCGTGTTCGACCAGCTCCTGCGTGAGCGCCCCAAGCTGACGCCAGTGGCAGCCGCCTTGCGACCGGCCGCACCAGGGGAGGAGGACATCGTCCTGCCAGCCTCCGTAGAGATGTTTATCCACGAGGTTGGTTACGACCCCATGACCAGCGGTGGCGCCTACGCCCGGCATGTCGGCGAACTCGTGCGCATGGGCCGCACCTATGTGGTTCTTGACGACGGCGCTGGCAATCCAGTGCCTCCTGGAGTTCCGGGCGCGCAGGTGGCTTTCAAAGCTGACTTGGGCTGCCTGTGGCAGCGGCCCTCAGACTGGTGGCGTGGGGGAGTCAGCCAGATTACCGGTGTGTGGACCCGCCCAGACCTGCGGGGCCGGGGTGTCGCCGCCGTAGCCCTAGCCCGAATGGTGCAGCGTGTGCGCGAGGAGCACTTGGACGGCTGGGGACAGGTGAGCCTGTACGCCAACGACTTCAACACCGCGGCACTAGGCCTCTATGAACGCCTGAGCTTTAGACGGTACGGCACCTTCGCGACCCTCCTGCTGTAA
- a CDS encoding proline--tRNA ligase — MLQRMSNAFIRTLREDPADAEVASHKLLVRAAYIRRTAPGIYTWLPLGLATLRKIEGIVREEMNRMGAQEVQFPALLPAEPYKATGRWSEYGPTLFKLADRKGGDYLLAPTHEEMFTLLVKDMYSSYKDLPLSIYQIQTKYRDEARPRAGVIRGREFVMKDSYSFDMDEEGLEASYQAHRDAYERIFTRLGLEFVPVNAMAGAMGGSHSEEFLHPSPIGEDTFVRSAGGYAANAEAVTTPVPPAVDASGEPAAVVVDTPDCPTIDSLVELLNQRYPRPDRPWTAADTLKNVVVTLTHPNGTKELLVVGVPGDRAVDMKRLEAAVAPAEVEMAADEDFTGHPELVRGYIGPTAIGPNAPTRRVERDEHGNEVLTGSVRYLLDPRIVDGTSWVTGANSDKQHVLHLVKGRDFEADGTIEAAEVRAGDPAPDGSGPLELARGIEVGHIFALGRKYSESLGLTVLDENGKSRVVTMGSYGIGVSRVMAALAEAYHDDVGLAWPIQVAPFHVQVLATGKDDAIFEAAERIATALDVDGVEVLYDDRRKVSAGVKFADAELLGMPYTVVVGRDLAKEGTVELRDRRNGERRSLPADQAAGQVCALVHEALTR, encoded by the coding sequence GTGCTTCAGCGAATGTCTAACGCCTTCATCCGTACCCTCCGTGAGGACCCGGCCGACGCCGAGGTTGCCTCCCATAAGCTCCTTGTCCGGGCCGCCTACATCCGCCGCACCGCCCCCGGCATCTACACCTGGTTGCCGCTGGGCCTGGCAACACTGCGCAAGATCGAGGGCATCGTGCGTGAGGAGATGAATCGTATGGGCGCCCAGGAGGTCCAGTTCCCGGCCCTCCTGCCCGCTGAACCCTACAAGGCCACCGGGCGCTGGAGCGAGTACGGGCCCACCCTGTTCAAGCTGGCGGACCGCAAGGGCGGGGACTACCTACTGGCCCCCACCCACGAGGAGATGTTCACCCTCCTGGTCAAGGACATGTACTCCTCCTACAAGGACCTGCCCCTGTCCATCTACCAGATTCAGACCAAGTACCGTGACGAGGCCCGCCCCCGCGCCGGGGTGATCCGGGGCCGTGAGTTCGTCATGAAGGACTCTTACTCCTTTGACATGGACGAGGAAGGTCTGGAGGCCTCCTACCAGGCGCACCGCGACGCCTACGAGCGCATTTTCACCCGCCTGGGGCTGGAGTTCGTACCCGTCAACGCCATGGCCGGTGCTATGGGAGGCTCCCACTCTGAGGAGTTCCTCCACCCTTCACCCATCGGTGAAGACACCTTCGTGCGCTCCGCCGGGGGCTATGCCGCCAACGCCGAGGCCGTCACCACCCCGGTGCCGCCCGCCGTGGACGCCTCCGGTGAGCCTGCCGCCGTGGTGGTGGACACCCCGGACTGCCCCACCATCGACTCCCTGGTGGAGTTGCTGAACCAGCGCTACCCCCGCCCGGACCGCCCCTGGACCGCCGCCGACACCCTCAAGAACGTCGTCGTGACCCTCACTCACCCGAACGGAACCAAGGAGCTGCTGGTGGTGGGCGTACCCGGCGACCGTGCGGTGGACATGAAGCGCCTAGAGGCCGCCGTCGCACCCGCCGAGGTAGAGATGGCCGCCGACGAGGACTTCACGGGCCACCCCGAGCTGGTGCGTGGATACATCGGCCCCACCGCCATTGGCCCCAACGCCCCCACCCGCCGCGTTGAGAGGGACGAACACGGCAACGAGGTCCTCACCGGCTCCGTGCGCTACCTGCTCGACCCCCGCATCGTGGACGGCACCAGCTGGGTCACCGGTGCCAACTCCGACAAGCAGCACGTCCTGCACCTGGTCAAAGGCCGTGACTTTGAGGCCGACGGCACCATCGAGGCTGCTGAGGTCCGCGCGGGCGACCCCGCCCCCGACGGCTCCGGCCCCCTGGAGCTTGCCCGCGGCATCGAGGTCGGCCACATCTTCGCCCTGGGCCGCAAATACTCCGAGTCTCTGGGCCTGACCGTCCTGGACGAGAACGGCAAGTCTCGTGTGGTCACCATGGGCTCCTACGGCATTGGTGTCTCCCGCGTGATGGCTGCCCTGGCGGAGGCCTACCACGACGACGTCGGTCTAGCCTGGCCCATCCAGGTGGCCCCCTTCCACGTGCAGGTGCTCGCCACCGGCAAGGACGACGCCATCTTCGAGGCCGCCGAGCGGATCGCCACCGCCCTGGACGTCGACGGCGTCGAGGTCCTCTACGATGACCGCCGTAAGGTCTCCGCCGGTGTCAAGTTCGCTGATGCCGAGCTGCTGGGCATGCCCTACACCGTGGTGGTCGGCCGTGACCTAGCCAAGGAAGGCACCGTGGAGCTGCGTGACCGCCGCAACGGCGAGCGCCGGTCGCTGCCCGCCGACCAGGCCGCCGGACAGGTCTGCGCACTCGTGCACGAGGCCCTCACCCGATAG
- a CDS encoding M50 family metallopeptidase yields the protein MNLSYLLGILILVIGLALSVALHELGHMIPAKLFGVKVSEYFIGFGPKIWSTKRGETEYGVKALWFGGYVRLLGMLPPAPEGKPDKPGSLVAESRKQALSELGPDEQYRAFYRLSVPKKLVVMAGGILTNLALGIIVLAFAVGVVGIPGHTNTLGSVSECLKTDLTDTSACTHADPVSPAATAGFQMGDQIVSWGGESVNNWADVQAAIKSSGTSPTQVVVRRGGAEQTLSVTATEVQRPVFDDAGQPVLDAAGKPVTEPRPYVGIGPTLGSIPQPTSALPSVIGTAVGGTLKAIFSLPVGLYHAVAAGLGLEQRSSDGVIGLVGIGRIAGEAASAGSTTGPTAVPLSVRAFYLLSLLGSLNLALFAFNLIPLLPLDGGHVAGALWEGARRRLALAQGRPDPGPVDTAKMLPVGQVVFGLLIVMTLVLVWVDVVAPV from the coding sequence ATGAACTTGTCCTACCTGCTGGGCATCCTGATCCTGGTGATCGGCCTGGCCCTATCCGTTGCCCTCCACGAACTGGGGCACATGATCCCCGCCAAGCTCTTTGGCGTGAAGGTTTCTGAATACTTCATCGGCTTTGGCCCCAAGATTTGGTCCACCAAGCGCGGGGAAACGGAGTACGGCGTCAAGGCTCTCTGGTTTGGAGGCTACGTGCGGCTCCTTGGCATGCTGCCCCCAGCCCCAGAGGGAAAGCCGGACAAACCCGGCTCCCTGGTGGCGGAGTCCCGCAAGCAGGCTCTATCCGAGCTGGGCCCGGACGAGCAGTACCGCGCGTTCTACCGGTTGAGCGTCCCCAAGAAGCTTGTGGTGATGGCTGGAGGCATCCTCACCAACCTTGCCTTAGGCATCATCGTGCTCGCGTTCGCTGTGGGTGTGGTGGGCATTCCCGGGCACACTAACACTCTGGGCTCGGTCAGTGAGTGCCTCAAAACGGACCTCACTGACACCTCCGCCTGCACCCATGCTGACCCAGTTTCCCCTGCCGCGACCGCAGGTTTCCAGATGGGGGACCAGATCGTCTCCTGGGGTGGCGAGAGTGTCAACAACTGGGCGGACGTACAGGCGGCGATCAAATCCAGCGGCACCAGTCCCACCCAGGTGGTGGTGCGCCGCGGTGGCGCCGAGCAGACCCTCAGCGTCACCGCTACCGAGGTGCAGCGGCCAGTCTTCGACGACGCCGGGCAGCCGGTCCTGGACGCTGCTGGCAAGCCTGTCACAGAGCCGCGCCCCTACGTGGGGATCGGCCCGACCCTAGGCAGTATCCCGCAGCCCACCTCCGCCCTGCCCAGCGTGATTGGCACTGCTGTGGGGGGCACCCTTAAGGCGATTTTCTCGCTTCCGGTGGGCTTGTACCACGCTGTCGCTGCTGGCTTGGGCCTAGAGCAGCGCTCCAGCGACGGCGTAATCGGGCTGGTGGGCATTGGTCGCATAGCCGGGGAGGCCGCCAGTGCAGGCTCCACCACCGGCCCTACAGCGGTCCCGCTGTCAGTGCGCGCCTTCTACCTGCTCTCCCTGCTGGGATCTCTGAATCTGGCGTTGTTCGCATTTAATCTGATCCCGCTGCTGCCTCTCGATGGTGGCCACGTGGCTGGTGCCCTGTGGGAGGGCGCACGGCGGCGCCTGGCCTTGGCGCAGGGGCGGCCCGACCCCGGCCCGGTGGACACCGCCAAAATGCTGCCGGTAGGGCAGGTGGTCTTTGGGCTGTTGATCGTTATGACCTTGGTGCTCGTCTGGGTAGATGTGGTGGCCCCGGTCTGA
- a CDS encoding DEAD/DEAH box helicase family protein, whose protein sequence is MTSTATRPLASWRQRAPFRDYQTEILRSARPGDGATVHVVAPPGAGKTVIGLGLAVRNGRRALVLAPTTVIRAQWARQAADFFTAADGAGLSLADEAPTDGRAPADLTVLTYQSLSVVDADGPWEDAARQRWATDLMRDGRTRDSATDWLDALVRDNPAAYKRGISSRAATIRSRVNELDDDAIAALLGAGARQRLDAIVAAGIATIIVDECHHLRAHWALVVHYLQRRLRAAGARPTLIGLTATEPSREDPAWDRYHALLGDVTASVPIPAVVRAGHLAPYRPLAWFTLPTTEEVSFLSTAGAELSYRIGQYLLAPDGIDYLLGILAPGLSPDALAPGRAPGGGEPDDSTLQPLAAADPRLLAALAAGFDADPTAAVTAAALLARTDRYAPTPLSTLVAPLLPSPASLDTENELSLLARYALDRLLPDPARRADWDDVREGLRGFGISLTDSGIRAGRSPLDVMTAASRAKDTATIDILRHELDALGSRLRAVVVTDAAERSAPHRALDVLIGADRPGAAGGATRCFSTILADADLRALHPVLLTASRLAVGSGDGVILDALRERTGLELTAVDDGWTLSVTGGGARSAEVVLAISELVAAGQIRIIVGTRGLLGEGWDCPAVNTLVDLTTVTTSTTVQQLRGRTIRIDPGWEEKVSHNWSVVCLLPGEDGLRARADLERFERRHARLWAVPRSALAPEGASGDGPGEGAGSALLTTGAPAVLEEEQMSLLGLGASASPSTVDAALVARLNAITLSTLGDRADEREAWHIDSTGSTSMVGQTGVGSARHAHWMARPAVRISSLDGVIIGQPPAFWRGVAGCVLASLRATGRVGEDLSTECLEAWCDASGNVLVSCAPPQDGASPVWIAQAEIAMGAVADLLAPTGRRPRFVLVGTAIALMTAAIRTHSPRWRLARIAYRRMLRARSSLGRRVASAALEHLIRPLHAGELALPLPTALGRSREGAEALAAEWRATVGPCRLHLVQDVEGLGALAAARGRDGTAGRVRATRLWIWD, encoded by the coding sequence ATGACGAGCACGGCGACGCGCCCGCTGGCCTCCTGGCGCCAACGGGCGCCGTTTCGCGACTACCAGACGGAAATCCTCCGCTCCGCGCGCCCCGGCGATGGCGCCACTGTCCACGTCGTCGCCCCGCCTGGGGCGGGCAAAACCGTGATCGGTCTCGGTCTGGCCGTCCGCAACGGCCGCCGCGCCCTCGTCCTGGCGCCCACCACCGTCATCCGCGCCCAATGGGCCCGGCAGGCCGCCGACTTTTTCACAGCTGCCGACGGCGCTGGCCTGAGCCTCGCCGACGAGGCCCCTACCGACGGCCGTGCCCCTGCCGACCTCACCGTCCTGACTTACCAGTCCCTGTCCGTCGTCGATGCCGACGGCCCCTGGGAGGACGCCGCCCGCCAGCGCTGGGCCACCGACCTCATGCGCGACGGTCGCACCCGGGACAGCGCCACCGACTGGCTCGACGCCCTCGTGCGCGACAACCCCGCCGCCTACAAGCGAGGGATCTCCTCGCGAGCCGCCACGATCCGCTCGCGCGTGAATGAGCTGGACGACGACGCTATCGCCGCCCTCCTGGGCGCAGGCGCCCGCCAGCGCCTCGACGCTATCGTCGCCGCGGGGATCGCCACCATAATCGTCGACGAGTGTCACCACCTGCGCGCTCACTGGGCCCTCGTCGTCCACTACCTGCAGCGCCGCCTGCGCGCCGCTGGCGCCCGGCCCACCCTCATCGGGCTCACCGCCACCGAGCCCAGCCGTGAGGACCCCGCCTGGGACCGTTACCACGCGCTCCTGGGTGACGTCACCGCCTCCGTCCCCATCCCCGCCGTCGTGCGCGCTGGGCACCTGGCCCCCTACCGGCCACTGGCCTGGTTCACCCTGCCGACCACAGAGGAGGTCTCCTTCCTGTCCACCGCCGGTGCCGAGTTGTCCTACCGCATCGGCCAGTATCTCCTGGCCCCCGACGGCATCGACTACCTGCTTGGGATCCTCGCACCGGGGCTCAGTCCTGATGCCCTCGCACCAGGGCGGGCCCCGGGCGGAGGAGAGCCCGATGACAGTACGCTCCAGCCCCTTGCCGCCGCCGACCCCCGGCTCCTGGCCGCGCTGGCAGCAGGATTCGACGCCGACCCCACCGCAGCCGTCACAGCTGCGGCTCTCCTGGCACGCACCGACCGCTACGCGCCCACGCCCCTGAGCACCCTTGTAGCCCCACTCCTACCGAGCCCGGCGAGCCTCGACACTGAGAACGAGCTATCCCTGCTGGCCCGCTACGCCCTAGACCGCCTGCTGCCAGACCCCGCCAGGCGCGCCGACTGGGATGACGTCCGCGAGGGACTGCGCGGATTCGGCATCAGCCTCACCGACTCGGGCATCCGCGCCGGACGCTCGCCGCTGGACGTCATGACGGCCGCCTCGCGCGCCAAGGACACCGCCACGATCGACATCCTGCGACACGAACTCGACGCCTTGGGGAGCCGCCTGCGCGCCGTCGTCGTCACCGACGCCGCCGAGCGTTCCGCTCCCCACCGGGCCCTCGACGTGCTTATCGGTGCCGACCGGCCCGGCGCGGCCGGTGGCGCCACCCGCTGCTTCTCCACGATCTTGGCCGATGCAGACCTGCGCGCCCTCCACCCCGTCCTGCTGACCGCATCCCGCCTGGCCGTGGGCTCCGGTGACGGCGTCATCCTCGACGCCCTGCGAGAGCGCACCGGCCTGGAGCTTACCGCCGTAGACGATGGCTGGACGTTGAGCGTGACCGGGGGCGGTGCTCGCAGCGCTGAGGTGGTGCTGGCCATCAGCGAGCTAGTAGCCGCAGGGCAGATACGGATCATCGTGGGAACACGCGGACTACTAGGGGAGGGCTGGGATTGCCCAGCCGTCAACACCCTGGTGGACCTCACCACCGTCACCACCTCCACCACCGTCCAGCAACTACGCGGACGCACCATCCGGATCGATCCGGGATGGGAGGAGAAGGTTTCTCACAACTGGTCTGTCGTCTGCCTCCTGCCTGGCGAGGACGGCCTGCGCGCCCGCGCGGACCTGGAGCGATTCGAGCGCCGCCACGCCCGTCTCTGGGCGGTGCCCCGCTCGGCTCTCGCGCCCGAGGGTGCCAGCGGGGACGGGCCCGGGGAGGGCGCGGGCAGCGCGCTCCTGACCACCGGAGCCCCGGCCGTCCTGGAGGAGGAGCAGATGAGCCTCCTTGGGCTGGGGGCCTCCGCCAGCCCCAGCACTGTAGACGCGGCACTCGTCGCGCGCCTCAACGCGATCACCCTATCCACCCTCGGGGACCGTGCCGATGAGCGCGAGGCCTGGCACATCGACTCCACCGGCAGCACCAGCATGGTGGGCCAGACTGGTGTGGGCAGCGCCCGCCATGCGCACTGGATGGCGCGCCCCGCAGTGCGCATCAGCTCCCTGGATGGCGTCATCATCGGGCAGCCGCCCGCCTTCTGGAGGGGTGTTGCGGGCTGTGTCCTGGCCTCGCTGCGAGCGACCGGGCGCGTAGGGGAGGACCTGAGCACCGAGTGCCTTGAGGCCTGGTGTGACGCCTCTGGCAATGTGCTGGTCTCATGCGCGCCGCCCCAGGACGGAGCTAGTCCCGTATGGATCGCCCAGGCTGAGATTGCCATGGGCGCTGTGGCCGACCTCCTGGCGCCCACAGGACGTCGGCCCCGCTTTGTCCTGGTCGGCACTGCGATCGCGCTCATGACGGCGGCCATACGCACGCACAGCCCGCGTTGGCGCTTAGCGAGGATTGCCTACCGACGCATGCTCAGGGCCCGTTCGAGCCTTGGACGGCGGGTTGCGAGTGCCGCCCTGGAGCACCTGATTAGGCCGCTGCACGCCGGGGAACTCGCCCTGCCCCTGCCCACCGCCCTCGGGCGCTCCCGCGAAGGCGCTGAGGCGCTGGCGGCGGAGTGGCGGGCCACCGTGGGCCCCTGCCGCCTCCACCTCGTGCAGGACGTCGAGGGGCTCGGGGCGCTAGCCGCTGCGCGCGGGCGCGACGGAACTGCGGGCAGAGTGCGGGCTACGCGGCTGTGGATCTGGGACTGA
- the ispG gene encoding flavodoxin-dependent (E)-4-hydroxy-3-methylbut-2-enyl-diphosphate synthase, whose product MTEVISLGIPTTREDRPVLARRKPTRKVRVGNLYVGGDAPVTVQSMTTTKTHDIGSTLQQIAELTAAGCDIVRVACPTDKDAAALPIIAKQSRIPVIADIHFNPKYVYAAIDAGCGAVRVNPGNIRKFDDQVAGICQAASDAGVSLRIGVNAGSLDPRLLKKYGKATPEALVESAVWEASLFEECGFRDFKISVKHHDVVTMVQAYRMLSEQGDWPLHLGVTEAGPAFQGTIKSCAAFGVLLAEGIGDTIRVSLSAPPVEEVKVGTKLLEFMGLRERKLEIVSCPSCGRAQVDVWTLAEQVEEGLKGIEAPLRVAVMGCVVNGPGEAREADLGCASGNGKGQIFVRGQVVQTVPEDQVVETLLQHAQEMADKMRAESGQEALAGSHPVVVTSGA is encoded by the coding sequence GTGACTGAAGTGATCTCCCTTGGAATCCCCACCACTCGCGAGGATCGTCCCGTCCTCGCGCGACGCAAGCCCACCCGCAAGGTGAGGGTCGGCAACCTCTACGTCGGCGGCGACGCACCAGTCACGGTGCAGTCCATGACCACCACCAAAACCCACGACATTGGCTCCACCCTTCAGCAGATTGCCGAACTCACGGCCGCCGGTTGTGACATCGTGCGCGTTGCCTGCCCCACAGATAAGGACGCCGCGGCCCTGCCGATCATCGCCAAGCAGTCCCGCATCCCCGTCATCGCGGACATCCACTTCAATCCCAAGTATGTCTACGCCGCCATTGACGCAGGCTGTGGTGCCGTGCGCGTCAACCCCGGCAACATCCGCAAGTTCGATGACCAGGTGGCCGGAATCTGCCAGGCCGCCTCTGACGCCGGGGTGTCCCTGCGCATCGGGGTCAACGCGGGCAGCCTGGACCCGCGCCTGCTCAAGAAGTACGGCAAGGCCACCCCGGAGGCCCTGGTGGAATCCGCCGTGTGGGAAGCCAGCCTCTTTGAAGAGTGCGGCTTCCGCGACTTCAAGATCTCCGTGAAGCACCACGACGTGGTCACCATGGTGCAGGCGTATCGGATGCTCAGCGAGCAGGGGGACTGGCCCCTGCACCTCGGCGTCACCGAGGCCGGGCCTGCCTTCCAGGGCACCATCAAGTCCTGTGCCGCCTTCGGTGTCCTGCTGGCTGAAGGAATTGGGGACACCATCCGCGTATCCCTGTCCGCCCCTCCGGTTGAGGAGGTTAAGGTCGGCACCAAGCTCTTGGAGTTCATGGGCCTGCGTGAGCGCAAGCTGGAGATCGTCTCCTGCCCTTCCTGCGGTCGCGCCCAGGTAGACGTGTGGACCCTGGCCGAGCAGGTGGAGGAGGGCCTCAAAGGCATTGAGGCGCCCCTGCGCGTGGCCGTCATGGGTTGTGTGGTGAACGGCCCTGGGGAGGCCCGCGAAGCTGACCTCGGCTGTGCCTCCGGCAACGGTAAGGGGCAGATCTTTGTGCGCGGGCAGGTCGTACAGACCGTCCCCGAGGACCAGGTCGTGGAAACTCTCCTCCAGCACGCCCAGGAGATGGCGGACAAGATGCGCGCCGAGTCCGGCCAGGAGGCCCTGGCCGGTTCGCACCCCGTCGTGGTCACCTCCGGCGCCTGA
- a CDS encoding DUF4439 domain-containing protein, with amino-acid sequence MVSQPPQGLSRRALVSALAATAVLGASGCEIRLGAKPVPVVPTLDPAESARDALARQAIVISTTASAAARTGSEPVHQLAGQIKNWAASQEQTLGGVWQPWPTATALPSFFPTAAPVVTAAADAGIEDLVSCLSAGVDLARSSCEQADAPEAARSYASLAVSWTLWLQRLSPDSLEERGRDLAKLTAPLPKELLLAYDSTRFTLQTVAARSVDADRERASADAQAADAVVRASIALGGDDPREPTYTPPQVAADGLQEKAWAREAEMGLMLAEITAVSSFEGAARTQAIDGAVDAALRARRWGAAPSEDPWPGLAA; translated from the coding sequence TTGGTATCTCAGCCGCCACAGGGCCTCAGCCGCCGGGCCCTGGTCTCTGCCTTGGCGGCCACCGCAGTGCTAGGGGCTTCTGGATGTGAGATCCGGCTCGGAGCCAAGCCGGTGCCGGTGGTGCCCACCCTGGATCCGGCGGAGTCGGCGCGTGACGCCTTGGCGCGCCAAGCCATTGTGATCTCCACGACGGCGTCGGCAGCCGCCCGGACCGGCAGCGAGCCTGTGCACCAGCTGGCTGGGCAGATCAAGAACTGGGCTGCCAGTCAGGAGCAGACCCTGGGCGGGGTGTGGCAACCGTGGCCCACCGCAACGGCCCTGCCCTCCTTCTTCCCCACCGCCGCCCCCGTGGTCACTGCTGCGGCGGACGCAGGCATTGAGGATCTGGTCAGCTGTCTGAGCGCGGGTGTGGACCTCGCGCGCAGCTCATGTGAGCAAGCGGACGCGCCTGAGGCTGCACGCAGCTACGCCTCTTTGGCAGTGTCCTGGACACTGTGGCTGCAGCGGCTCAGCCCTGACTCGCTTGAGGAAAGAGGACGAGACCTAGCCAAGCTCACGGCACCGCTGCCTAAGGAACTGCTGCTGGCCTATGACTCAACCCGTTTCACCCTGCAGACGGTGGCCGCCCGCAGTGTTGACGCCGACCGTGAGCGCGCGAGCGCTGACGCCCAGGCAGCGGACGCCGTGGTACGAGCCTCGATCGCCTTGGGTGGCGATGATCCACGCGAGCCCACCTACACGCCCCCGCAGGTGGCGGCTGATGGCTTGCAGGAGAAGGCTTGGGCGCGTGAGGCTGAGATGGGTCTCATGCTGGCTGAGATCACTGCGGTGAGTTCCTTCGAGGGGGCTGCCCGCACGCAGGCTATTGACGGTGCGGTGGACGCTGCCCTGCGGGCACGCCGGTGGGGTGCGGCTCCCAGTGAGGACCCCTGGCCCGGGCTGGCTGCTTGA
- a CDS encoding RNA-binding S4 domain-containing protein — MSTKQRRQPDLPAIPVRGEIKLGQFLKLAGLVEDGAEARVAIQSGDVTVNGEVETRRGHHLTSGDTVMVDLPARARGAVVAVQPG, encoded by the coding sequence GTGAGCACCAAGCAGCGTAGGCAGCCGGATCTGCCCGCCATCCCCGTCCGTGGGGAGATCAAGCTGGGGCAATTCCTGAAGCTGGCGGGCCTGGTGGAGGACGGAGCGGAGGCGCGCGTGGCGATCCAGTCCGGGGACGTGACCGTCAACGGCGAGGTGGAGACCCGCCGCGGCCACCACCTGACCAGTGGTGACACCGTAATGGTGGACCTGCCTGCGAGAGCACGCGGCGCCGTCGTCGCTGTGCAGCCGGGCTGA